The sequence agcaTCATGAAACTGAAGGCATTTGAAGGACACCTTGGAGAGAATGGGGGTGGAATAAGCTTTAATACTTTCCATGTAATGGAGTATTTGGGGGTATGGTCTGGGAATCTGTGTCTGTTCTTGGTTTGGGGCTTCTTCAGTTGTGATGTCAGGGAACAGACAGCATCTTGAGGGCCTGGCACTCAGTCATCTGCTATTTATCATTTGATAAAGAAGGAACCTTTCTTCAGGTTCCTCCAAAGGAACCTTTCTTAGATGGTCCTTCTCTGTGTTAGCACTGCCTTTCTAGCTGGACAGCTGGGGTGCATAGGCCTGGTTCTCAGACAAGGGGAATTGAAATTTTAGACATGCCGTATCCCAAAATGCTGTGTTAACAAGTAAGGCCTCCTATAGGTCTACTTCGTTTGGCCAGGTTTCCTTTACCACCTTGTTTTTCAGATAGGACTGAGGCTTTCAGTGCATACTGGCAACCTTGGAAGGCAGGAATGTGAAACTTTTCCCTACTACTTAGCATCAGAATTGAATGGGAGACCCTATGCTGCCATGTCTGGTGGCAGTGTGGCTCTGCTAGCTGGCCTTCTGCACGGTAATTCAGAGGCAGCACCTTGGTTTGCTGGTTGTATTAATCAAAGCATGTGTTTGGTGGGTCTCCCCTAAAAtcaccattttgttctttttctgtttctccgtCAGGATCCCCTAACAACAGTGAGAGAACAATGCGAGCAGCTAGAGAAATGTGTAAAGGCCCGGGAGCGGCTAGAGCTCTGTGATGAGCGTGTCTCCTCCCGATCACATACAGAAGAGGATTGCACAGAGGAGCTCTTTGACTTCTTGCATGCAAGGGACCACTGCGTAAGTCAATCTGAAGTCAGGAAGGGGAAAGCTTACAGTGGCCAGGGAAGACTTGGTGCTGACAACCTTTCCATGCTAGGGGCAGGCCCATCAATGAGTCTTTACTGTGACTCAACGTATGTCAGGTACAGTGCCtagcattttacataaaaaatctTACCTAATCCTTATCACTTCCACTGGAGATAggtatcatcatccccattttacagatagaaactaaggctcagagaagaaaaatgaacgtCCCAACTTGCATTGCTAAGGAGTGGGGAAGCTGGattttgtactcttttttttttttttttttttgagacagagtctcactttgttgcccgggctagagtgagtgccatggcatcagcctagctcacagcaacctcaaactcctgggctcaagcgatcctactgcctcagcctcccgagtagctgggactacaggcatgcgccaccatgcctggctaattttttctatatatatttttagttgtccatataatttctttctattttttagtagagacagggtctcactcttgctcaggctggtcttgaactcctgaccttgagcgatccacccgcctcggcctcccagagtgctaggattacaggcgtgagccaccgcgcccggcctggattttgTACTCTTAAGTAACAgactctttaaaataatttatatcctCCAGTGTGTCTTACACACAGTAGTTGGTatagaaagttgtttttttttttaaagtatacttgTGCTTGACTCATATAACACAGCAAGGTATTATATAAATTACATGTAGGCAGAATTTGATATGGTTGCTTCTATTAAAACTCGGTGgccaataaaaatatgacaagatgttcaacatcggtagccattagggaaatacaaatcaaatataccatgagataccattttatacccactaggatggctataataaaaaaaacagataacAAACCTTGGACAGGATATAGAAAAACTGGAaatctcatacactgctggtaggaatgtaagtTGGTACGGCCACTGTGGAGAATAGCCTGGCAATTCCTCAGAGGATTAAACATGGAGTTAACATAtaacccagcagttccactcctaggtgtatacccaagagaaatgaaaacgtgtccacacaaaaacttgtacacaaatattcatagaagcattattcataatagccaaaaagtggaaacataGATGTCtgtcaactgataaatggataaataaaatgtggtatatccataaaatggtatatcagcaataaagaaaaattaagacttttttgtttgttttgtttgtttttgagacagggtcttcctctgttgtctaggctagcatacagtggtgtcatcatagctcattgcaacctcaaattcctgagctcaaatgatcctcctgcctcagtctcctgagctaggactacaggtgcatgccaccatgcccagctaattttttatttgttgtggagatggggtcttggtgtGTTGCTGAGGCTgctgtcaaactcctgggctcaagcgattctcccacctcggcctcccaaagtgctaggattccaggtgtgagccactgcctggCCAAAAATCAAGTACTTTTCTCAAACAAAGTAAACACAGAGgactcaagcctataatcctagcactttgagaggctgaggtgggagaatcatttAAGCCCGGGagtgcaagaccccatctctacaaaaaatagaaaaattagctaggcacagtcccagttacttgggaggctgaggcaggaggattgcttaaacccaggagttgccgtgagctatgacgacgccactgcactctagcctggataacagagtgagacaccgtcccccccccaaaaaaaatgaaacgtagaattaccatatgatctaacaattccatttctgggtatatgcccaaaagaattgaGGGTagagactcaaacagatatttataCATCTATGTTAATAGTAGTATTATTTACAATATCCataaggtagaaacaacccaagtatccgctggtggatgaatggataaacaaaatgtgctatatacatacaatggggtattattcagccttaaaagtaaaggaaactgacacatgctgcaacattgATGAACCTTttggacattatgctaaatgaaataatccattcACAAACAACAAATATATCATTCTACCCATATggggtacctagagtagtcacattcagagacagagagtagaatggtggtagCCAGGAGATGTGGAGAGGGGAAATGGAGAATTATTGTTttgtgggtacagagtttcagtttaggaagatgaaaaagttcctGAGATTGATGGTTtgaacaatgtgaatatacttaatgccagaGAAATGTAcagttaaaaatgattaaaatggcagattttaagttacatgtattttaccaaaattttttaaataatgaagtgCTGAATTTGCcataacatggataaaccttgcaAACATTATGCTacatgctaagggaaagaagctagtcacaaagTCACACATATcgtatgataccatttatatgaaatgtccaaaataggcaaatcatAATCTGTTCCCTTATTACATGCCCTCTTGGTGATTTTCCTCCTCCCACTTTGtagtcattcaacaagtatttaaatatatttataaagcaaGCACTCGGTTAGAATCTGGGAGTGACACAGACACGGTCCCTTCCTTCACTGAATTTATGAGCCAGCATAACAGACAGAAGCAGAACAATTACTAAACTGTGGTAAGTCCCTCTGGTGTAACCTCCTCAAGCTGGCATTCACTGAACCTCCTATTTAAAGCCACTAAGGTTTATCCTccctctattttattttcctcatagcaTTTATTACTATCAGAAGTTACcttatgtatgtgtttatatttccCTTATTACTCTGTAAGTTCCATAAGTGACAGAGATGTTTACAGCTATAACTCACTCAGCACTTACAACATGAGCTGGCATATCGTAGGTGTTCTGTAAATACCTGTTgaattaatatgtaatattaacaTCACTGTGATGGGAGGTATACGTTTCTGCGGGAAGACAGAGGAGAGACAGATTTGTGTAGGGGTAGTGGCTTGTTTAAACTAGATCTAAAGGAAGAATAAAGATGAACAAAGTTGAGTTCCAGATAGAAGAGAGTTCACTAGGGCTcaggtgtggtgtgggtgtgagAAGAGGAGTGGTCAGAAAAGAGGCAATACTGTTTCAGGTCATGAAGGACCTTGTAAGCTATGACATTAAAACTGCCAGTTGATGacatccttttcttttccctatcTAGGTGGCTCACAAACTCTTCAACAGCTTGAAATGAATGTGCAGACTCATTTACCTCAGCCTTCATCACCTGGGCATCTGGATACTTCCTTATGGATTTGAATAtgccatttgtttttaatttgtgtaaAAGTTCATATGAACTTCATGGATTTTGGCTTAGGCAAGTAGCTTCTATGTAATTAGCAGTGATTCcatctaaataaaattttgggaactgcttcctgtctttttttaaaatttggaattttttttaatctgaaaatttcAAGCACATATGAGAATAGATGGAATGATAATCAACTCCCATGTAGCCATCACCTAGCAAGTACATATGTCTTAATGATAaggactttaattttatttattttttattttttgaggcagggtcttgctctgttgcccagactggagtgtactggtgtcatcatagctcactgtaacctcaaactcctgagctcaaatgatcctcctgcctcagcctccagagtagctgggactacaggcatgcactaccatgcccagctaatttttctattgttttgtagagacggttTCTCACctttggtcaggctggtctcaaactgctggcctcaagcaaacttcctgccttgggctcccagagtgctaggattacagatgtaagccactgtgcctggtctaggactttattttttatataccaTGATGCTATTATTACACTTAAAATAATGGTAATTGTTTAATACTAAATACCTGGTCCATACAAAAGTTTCTCATCTCAAAAGGATCTTTTGACAGTTTTTTGGTTTCAGTGTCCAACAaggttcctttttttaaaaatatattttttaaaaagaggggaGTGAAGAGGGTATGGGGTTGTGGAAGGAGGGGTACTGGAGTCTAAACAGGATGAGAGTGGTGCTGGCAATGAGAGATTGGTTACATATAGGGAGGATTGATCCAGTAAGTAAATATATTGTAGATAGTAGAATAGATAGTAGAAGCTAGCAATCAGAGAATGGAGTTAtaaatatggaaaaggaaaaaaacagaatgaatcCTGTGGTGTTTAGATATTGGTATGAACTATATAAATACAGATCTATTTAGTAAACATATACATGCCAGTATGTGTACAAGTAGGGAATACATATGTTCCCTATCTCTGTCCACaaagagggctttttttttttttttttttttgagacagtctcactctgttgcccgggctagagtgagtgccgtggcgtcagcctagctcacagcaacctccaactcctgggctcaagcaatcctactacctcagcctcccgagtagctgggactacaggcatgcgccaccatgccctgctaatttttctatatatatttttagctgtccatataatttctttccatttttagtagagacagggtctcgctcttgctcaggctggtctcgaactcctgagctcaaacaatccgcccacctcggcctcccagagtgctagggttacaggcgtgagccaccgcgcccggcccacaaagAGGACTTGATTGTCCAATAAAGGGatccagggctccttggagaaatgagtGATTCCAGGGCTGAGACGGAAAGTACAAATAAGCCTGGAACAAAATGTACTGTAAAGAAGGAACTGCTCAAAGAATGACAGGGACATGTCAAAAGTACACAAAAATCATTAGCCAGATCTGAGAGGATTATACCCCACTGAGTAAGATAGGAATTCATTAATCCAtactaaataagtaaatgaattagTTGAAAGTTTGGTGTGGAAGGGGATAGTttataactaaattttaaaattaaaaggataaagGACACTGGAGAAGCCTGGCAAATAGCTTAGACAAAAGGTCCATCACCAAGAATGGGACAAATAACTCTACCATCCAAGGGCAGCAATGAGAACACAGCTTCACTGTGATTCCTGCTAAAGATACATAAGCTGAATCTAACCAGACAAATTGAGGGACAGAATACAAAATTGGACACAGTACAAAATAGTCCTCACTGTGTCAAGGTTGTGAAAGtcaaggaaagactgaaaaactTTCAGGCTGAAGGAGATTAAAGAGACAAGATAAGTGAATGCAACATGTGATTCGGAGCAGGATCCTTTTGTTCTAATACtaaggacattattgggacaacttGTGAAATTTAAATGGAATCTAAATATTAGATGGCAGTGATGTATCACTGCtagtttgaaattattaaaaacaaaaaaccccagtaAATCCCAAATGTGTATAATAGAAGCTGACTTGAGAGCAACAGTTAAGAGCTCTGAGCTGTCCACATTCCTATGGCTAGTGTTGGAATCAGCCATATTTCCCCATAAAAACAGTAAATAGGAGGCTCCACAGTATTGCTAGTAATGCACGTTGCTCAAGGGATAGGGAAAATATTTCCTCTTCCACCTGGGAAGACATCCTAGGTCATCCAATAGAATTGCAATGATGGCAATGTTCTATTCTGTACTGTCCAATGTGCTAGCTACTAGCCACATATGGCTCCTAAGCACTTGGAAATGTGGCTAATGTGACTGAGGTgctgagttttacattttattttaatcaatttaaattcaaatagccATGTGTGCCTTGTGATTATGATATTGGAGAATGGAGGTCTAGCAGTTGTAAATTCAACCACCTGAGTGGTACCTGAGAGAAGCAGGCCCTGTAGTGTAGGCATTGGAAAACTGCTCCTCCACTCCAACCAGCTGTAGCTCTTGGGAATGCAGACCTGGTGTTGCCAGATCTGGTAAGAAGTCAGACATCCaagttttatgtgaaatatctcaatttttaaatgtgggcAACTAACTTTTTGAAAGATGCAGGCCAAATAAAACACAACTATGGGCTGGATTTGGCTTACTAGTTTGTACCCCTCATTGCATATGAAAAAGACCTATATGTTTAATACAAATGGTTATATGCAATAGAAAGTGAACCATGCCAAAAATGGGTGCCTGTACTTCAGAAATGATcagcagaccaaaaaaaaaaaaaaaaaaaaaatcagcagacTGATATTCAGTAAAGCCAGCAAGACTGACTGAGAAAAGCTTCATAGATGAACATGTGGCAATGGAGCTTCTGAGAATCTGAAGGATTATGTTTACAAAAATAGGACAAAGGGCTAAACTGTTTCAATCTATTGTCCCAGCTACAAGGATGGCTAGCATTTCCCATTCATTTTTGACTTAGGACCCATTTCATGGAAATGTATTAATACCATCTCACAAATATCTTTATAAATGTTGGCACTGTATTTGTTGTGTGTAACATGATTATTTTCCAACACCAGGTTGAGCATCACTAATCTGAAAACCTAAAATCCAAAATGGCCCAAAAtcccaaacttcttttttttttttttttgagacagagtctcactctgttgcccaggctagagtgagtgccgtggcgtcagcctagctcacagcaacctcaaactcctgagctcaagcgatcctcctgtctcagcctcccgagtagctgggactacaggcatgcaccaccatgcccggctaattttttctatatatatttttagctgtccatataatttctttctatttttagtagagatggggtctcgctcctgctcaggctggtctcgaactcctgagctcaaacgatccgcccacctcggcctcccagagtgctaggattacaggcgtgagccaccacgcccggccccaaacTTCTTGAGTGTCAACATGACACcctaagtggaaaattccacactttAACTCATGTGACAGGGTTGCAGTCAAAATGCAGGCACACAATGCACAATTTATTCCGTGTTCACATGGGAAAAAAAGATCCTTTTAGCCCCTTTCAGCTGTGATAAATTTTTTCCATGCACACCCACAAAGTGTAATAAAATGGCACATGTACAGGCCAAACATGCCAATGTGAGGGTTCCCAGGATGTGGGCCAAGACCTATGTACAAACActcactgtattttttctttttttgcttattctctaTTCTGTGGTGTAAAGATACTGttgaaaatgttgaaaaaggCCTGCAGACACCCCTATGGGTAACAGAGATAAGAAAAAGAGGGAGCACTTATGTTTATCTATAGCACAGAAAGTCAAGTTGTTGGAGAAACTAGATAGTGGTTTAAGTGTGAAGCATCTTACAGAATAGTATGTTGTTGGAATGACCACCAGATATGACCTGAAGAGACAGAAGAATAAACTATTGAGCTCTATGCTGAAAGGGAAGAACAGACagtaatgaaaaatagaaaaatacttcataaagcaaaaaatgaagtttaaaaaaaaattttttttcttttttggtagagatgaagtctcaccatgttgctcaggctggtctcgaactcctgacctcaagccaccctcctacctcggcctcccaaagcgctaggattacaggtgtgagccaccacacctggccttgaaGGATGTTTTTAACATCAATAACGAGGCTCCAGTGGTTCATTCATTGAACGACGGTGAAATAGCCAAAATGGTTCTGAATCAAGATAATCATGctaacagtgatgatgatgacattATCTTCAGAAAAAGTAACTATTGACAACATTGTGAAAATGTGTGATGGGCTTATTGAAGGACTATAGAAGCAAACATTCATAACAAGAAATcatgtcagtttataaaatcaaagagagacttctaagacaaaaaccattgttttttctctttactatactttttttctattgaacAAAAAAGTTGTTAATGAGGCAGATGATTCtggaagaaacatttttaaaagtgaccCAGCACAATGCCTCCTTATTCCTCAAGGACCCACTTCCTGGTCCTTCAactgcttctgatgtttcttctcacctaaaaaaataaaatacagtgtgtagtatcttttttttttaagagacagagtctcactaggtcacccaggcgggagtgcagtggcatcatcatagttcactgtaatctcaaactacTAAattcaaaggatcctcccacctctgcctcctgagtagctgggattacagggcaTGCGCCgccctgcccagctaatttttaaattttttgtagagacagggtctcattatcttgcccaggccggtctcaaactcctggcctcaagcaatcctcccaagaaggcctcctgaagtgctggaattataggcataaACCACAGCGCCTGGCCAGTGTACAGTAACCTTTCAATCAAAACACGGCATTGTAGGTGGAGACTGCAAGCCTGCCAttgtttgttgtcattgtttgACAGCTGATATAGGTATTCTGGTGATGGTACTGTGCTGCTTAGTTGctctgaacacattatttttcactgtattaatgatcatattttttattgGTAAATACTTATGTGTGAATACATCTAAGAAAATGACTGTTTATTATATAAATTCAGAGTTAGGAACgatggtgatgccaaacaaccacaTATTGTCCTCATGGGTGGTTGAGATAGTGACACATTTgtgatctattttttttattcttttttccctatttcctctctttttacAGCCTGCTTGTAGAGATAACcatgacatttttgttttctcatggtTTGATATACACAGACgttgtttcatgtacaaaattattaaaaatattatataaacttaccTTTAGGGTATATGTATAAGGTGTATAGGAAAcataagtaaatttatttattttttattttgcttacctTCTCTCCCCCAAGTTCCTGATCTCAATAAGTAAATTTCATGCTTcaacttgggtcccatccccaagatatctcattagatgtatgaggaaaaaaaaaacacaaaaaaacctgaaaaaatccaaagtctgaaacacttctggtcccaagcatttcagataaggaatactcaactgtattaaattttgaaatgtgCAGCAAAGCTGAAATTTTATGGTGAACATCCCTAAACACATCACTCATTTTTAGTAAATGTTTAGTAAAATGTTATTATGCCTGTTTTATCATAGAAAGGAGGGAATTCCCCAGAGACATAGCTCCAGAATTCTGCTTAGAGGATGCCTCAGTCTGTTGCTAAACAGTAAGCTGCAAATGAATAGGGTGAAACTCCATGAAGTCAGGCAAAGAACTACTGCATAGCTAGAAAGTTAACATTCTCAAAGTTAATAGAAGGTTGGGAGATGTTTCATTTTGACCAGCTAATGTGGGAagctcttgtttttgtttttttttttttgttgttgttgtttttgagacagggtctcactctgttgcactgggtagagtgcaggtcacagctcactgcaatctccaactcccgggctcaagggatcctcctgcctcagcccctgtagtagctgggactacaggcacatgagcctggctaatttttctacttttagtagagatgaagtcttcctcttgctcaggctggtcttgaactcctgagctcaagcaatactcctgacttggcctcccagagtgctaggattataggcatgaaccactgtgcccagcttggaGCTCTTGTTGAACTTGAACAACTGGAGCACTGAGTAGCACCTCCAGAAGGGTACACCTCAGCAGCAGGGCTAAACTAGCCTAGAGAGAGGCTACTCAATACATACCATAACGAATCTTAAAAAGGAGCCTTGAAAGGATCAAACTGCTTAACAAAAAACCTGACTGCCTACCAGAACAAagtctaaaacattttaaaggaaggCAATAAAATCTAACATTGAATAATGTAAATTTTCACAGTAGTAccaaatgttgaataaaaaattGCTgagcatgcaaagaagcaggtaTAGGTGACCAGGAGAAAAACAGACAATAGAAACAAACCCAGCATAGCAGAGATAATAAAATACCAGTCAAGGATTCTGAAACTATCATTACAACTATGCTCAAGGATGTAGAGGAAATCATGAACATAATGAGGAGAGAGAAGTGAAGagtatgaaaatgaatgaaatggacattctcaaacttaaaaatatagtatctgaaataaaaaattcactgtaCAGGATCAATAGATGATTAGAcactacagaaggaaaaaaattagtgtaCTAGAATGTACTTGG is a genomic window of Eulemur rufifrons isolate Redbay chromosome 8, OSU_ERuf_1, whole genome shotgun sequence containing:
- the UQCRH gene encoding cytochrome b-c1 complex subunit 6, mitochondrial isoform X1; this translates as MGLEDEQKMLTGSGDPEEEEEEEEELVDPLTTVREQCEQLEKCVKARERLELCDERVSSRSHTEEDCTEELFDFLHARDHCVAHKLFNSLK
- the UQCRH gene encoding cytochrome b-c1 complex subunit 6, mitochondrial isoform X2; this translates as MGLEDEQKMLTGSGDPEEDPLTTVREQCEQLEKCVKARERLELCDERVSSRSHTEEDCTEELFDFLHARDHCVAHKLFNSLK